The following proteins are co-located in the Primulina tabacum isolate GXHZ01 unplaced genomic scaffold, ASM2559414v2 Contig418, whole genome shotgun sequence genome:
- the LOC142534180 gene encoding serine/threonine-protein phosphatase PP2A-2 catalytic subunit codes for MPGYGDLDRQIEQLMECKPLSEAEVKFLCDQARAILVEEWNVQPVKCPVTVCGDIHGQFYDLIELFRIGGNAPDTNYLFMGDYVDRGYYSVETVTLLVALKVRHRDRITILRGNHESRQITQVYGFYDECLRKYGNANVWKYFTDLFDYLPLTALIESQVFCLHGGLSPSLDTLDNIRSLDRIQEVPHEGPMCDLLWSDPDDRCGWGISPRGAGYTFGQDIASQFNHTNGLTLISRAHQLVMEGFNWCQDKNVVTVFSAPNYCYRCGNMAAILEIGENMEQNFLQFDPAPRQIEPDTTRKTPDYFL; via the exons ATGCCTGGGTACGGGGATTTGGATAGGCAGATAGAGCAATTGATGGAATGCAAGCCGCTATCGGAGGCGGAGGTGAAGTTTCTGTGCGATCAGGCTCGAGCGATTTTAGTGGAGGAATGGAATGTGCAGCCGGTTAAATGTCCTGTCACTGTGTGCGGCGATATACATGGACAGTTTTACGATCTGATCGAGCTGTTTCGGATAGGCGGCAATGCTCCCGATACGAATTATCTCTTTATGGGGGATTATGTTG ATCGTGGGTACTACTCAGTGGAGACGGTCACACTTTTAGTGGCTCTGAAAGTTCGTCATagagacagaattacaattcttaGAGGAAATCATGAAAGTCGGCAAATCACTCAAGT GTATGGTTTCTATGATGAATGCTTGAGAAAGTATGGCAATGCCAATGTGTGGAAGTATTTCACCGATCTTTTTGATTACCTTCCCCTGACAGCGCTTATTGAGAGCCAG GTCTTCTGCTTACATGGGGGTCTTTCACCATCTCTTGATACTCTAGACAATATTCGATCTTTGGACCGTATACAAGAG GTTCCACATGAAGGACCAATGTGCGATCTCTTGTGGTCTGATCCGGATGATCGTTGTGGGTGGGGTATCTCACCACGTGGTGCTGGTTACACCTTTGGACAGGATATAGCCTCTCAGTTCAACCATACCAATGGCCTCACTCTAATTTCAAGAGCCCACCAGCTTGTTATGGAGGGTTTTAATTGGTGTCAG GACAAGAATGTCGTGACTGTCTTCAGCGCCCCAAACTATTGTTACCGGTGTGGAAACATGGCTGCGATTCTTGAAATCGGGGAAAACATGGAGCAAAATTTCCTTCAGTTCGATCCAGCTCCTCGACAGATCGAGCCTGACACCACACGTAAGACTCCAGATTATTTTTTGTGA
- the LOC142534184 gene encoding uncharacterized protein LOC142534184 yields MGACVSLQENCVGAKFGGSRKKNDRRRSKALRRGDELSDRVEKIQTLPVDRPFNSPTFHGSVEETWFDSYALLESDWSDEDFQSVPDDALSLSGVDERDSSRENSARNLESGAAETSLPQIDYDIRGKSDEPVNDTQHVFLDEISCFDGENTRGDDSLLDNCGILPGNCLPCLASTVPSVAKRRSGSSSPPPASRKKIALKLSLKWKDGNPAVNLLSSKVLLRQPIAGSQVPFCPLEKRVADSWSDIDPGTFKIRGVNYFKDKKKEFASNCAAYYPFGLDVFLSQRKIDHIAQFVDLPVIASSGKLPPILVLNIQIPLYPASIFQGETDGEGISFVLYFKLSDRFAKEIPPHFQENIQRLIDDEVEKVKGFRGDTNTPFRERLKILGRVANIDDLPLSTAERKLMHAYNEKPVLSRPQHEFYSGESYFEIDLDMHRFSYISRKGFETFIDRLKLCVLDFGLTIQGNKAEELPEQMLCCMRLNEIDYSNYQRLEFF; encoded by the exons ATGGGGGCATGCGTCTCTCTACAGGAGAATTGCGTTGGAGCCAAATTTGGAGGCTCGAGAAAGAAGAATGATAGAAGGAGAAGTAAGGCTTTGAGGAGAGGAGATGAATTGTCGGATAGAGTTGAAAAGATTCAAACTTTACCAGTGGATCGTCCTTTCAACAGTCCCACTTTTCATG GAAGTGTGGAGGAAACATGGTTTGATTCTTATGCATTACTGGAATCGGACTGGAGTGACGAAGATTTTCAGAGTGTTCCTGAtg ATGCTCTGTCTCTAAGTGGCGTTGATGAAAGAGATTCATCTAGGGAAAATTCTGCTCGAAATTTGGAGAGTGGAGCTGCTGAAACTTCACTTCCTCAAATTGATTATGATATCCGAGGGAAATCCGATGAACCTGTGAACGACACGCAGCATGTGTTTCTTGATGAAATATCATGCTTCGATGGAGAAAATACTCGAGGGGATGATAGTTTGTTGGATAACTGTGGAATTCTTCCTGGCAACTGTTTGCCTTGTCTGGCTTCAACCGTTCCGTCAGTCGCAAAAAGAAGATCTGGAAGCTCTAGCCCACCTCCCGCTTCAAGGAAAAAGATTGCATTGAAACTCTCACTCAAATGGAAGGATGGAAATCCTGCTGTCAATTTAC TCTCTTCGAAAGTGCTGCTACGCCAACCTATAGCTGGTTCCCAAGTGCCGTTTTGTCCCTTGGAGAAGAGAGTGGCTGACAGTTGGTCAGATATTGATCCAGGGACTTTCAAGATTCGGGGAGTAAATTATTTCAA GGATAAAAAGAAGGAGTTTGCTTCAAATTGTGCTGCATATTATCCTTTCGGCCTCGATGTATTTTTATCCCAGAGAAAAATCGATCACATTGCTCAGTTTGTGGATCTTCCTGTCATCGCTTCTTCAGGAAAACTTCCACCGATTCTCGTTTTAAACATTCAG ATTCCATTATATCCCGCATCAATTTTTCAGGGCGAAACAGATGGGGAAGGAATAAGTTTTGTATTATATTTTAAGCTTTCTGATAGATTTGCCAAGGAAATTCCACCccattttcaagaaaatattcAG AGGCTAATTGACGACGAAGTAGAAAAAGTTAAAGGTTTCCGAGGAGACACAAATACACCCTTCAGAGAAAGGTTAAAGATATTGGGTCGTGTAGCAAATATAGACGACCTTCCTCTAAGCACAGCAGAAAGGAAGCTCATGCACGCCTACAACGAGAAACCCGTTCTTTCACGTCCTCAACATGAATTCTACTCT GGTGAAAGTTATTTTGAAATCGATCTAGACATGCATCGTTTCAGCTATATTTCAAGAAAGGGATTCGAAACTTTCATAGATAGACTCAAGCTGTGTGTCTTGGATTTTGGATTAACAATTCAG GGTAACAAGGCTGAAGAGTTGCCGGAACAAATGTTGTGTTGCATGCGGTTGAATGAAATTGATTATTCGAATTATCAGCGACTCGAGTTCTTCTGA